The Mesorhizobium sp. M3A.F.Ca.ET.080.04.2.1 genome contains the following window.
CGATCTCGATGCGCGAGGGCGCGGCCGCCATGGTCGAGATGATCTCGCGCTGGCCGGACACACAGGCGGTGATGTGCGTGTCGGACCTTTCGGCCTTCGGCGCGCTGATGGAGTGCGTGCGGCGCGGCATCCGCGTGCCGGAGGATGTCGCGATCGCCGGCTTCGGCGCCTATGACCTTGCCGAGCAGTCGGTGCCGCCGATCACCACGATCGATGTCGGCGCCCACGAGATCGGCGTGCGTGTCGCGGAGCTGGTGCTCGACCTGCTCAGTGGACGCCGCGCGGCCGACGATCGGGTGGTGGTCGGCATGACGCCCAAGGTGATCGTGCGCCACACGGCCTGAGCTTGGGAAAAACAAACGGCCGGCGGTGACCGCCGGCCGCTCGCTTGTCCTGCGAATGGCGCTTACTTGCCCCAGATCTCCTTGTATTGGTCGCGGTAGCCGTTGCCCGGGTCGAAGCGGTTGTCCGGGCCGCCGTCGAATTCGACATTGTCCGAAGTCACGACATGCAACGGCGAGATGTAGCCCGACCATTTCTCGCCGGCCATGGCGCGGTTGAGCTCGTCGACGAGCTGCCAACCCTGCAGATTCAGCGGCTCGGCCACCGTCACCTTCTGGAACTGGCCGGAGCGGATGCGCTGGTAGGCAGATTCGGAGCCATCGCCCGCCGCCACGTTGATCGGCGCGTCGGTGCCCGACTTGCCGGCCGCCGCCAGCGACGGTCCCATGAAGTCGAAATAGAGGTCGTTGATCGCCAGCGAATGCGTCCATTGACCGCCGTATTTCTGCAGCAGCGAGGTGGTGAGCTGCGGCATGCGCTGCGAGGTCTCGGCGATCGGCGTGTCGACATATTCGAGCACCTTGCCGCCGAGATCCTCGATCTCCTTCTTCATTCGATCCGCCTTGGCGATGGCGATCTGGTAGGTGGAATCGGTGAAGATGATGACGCCGGGCTTGCCCTTGGCGTCGACAAAGGCCCAGTCGGCGGCGGCCTTCGACACTTCCATCGGATCGGTCGAGACATTGGCGATGATGCCGAGATCGTCGATCGGTCCGACGGTCGGCGCGGCATGCCATGCCGCCATCGGGATCTTGGCGGCCCTGGCCTGCTCCATCGCCGGCTTCTGCTCCACGGCATCGAAGCCGTTGATGATGATGCCGTCGGGATTGAGCGCCAGCGCCTGGCCGAAGGCCGCGGTGCGGCCGCCGATCGAGCCGGCGCCGTCAAGCGTCTTGACCGTCCAGCCGAGCGCAGCAGCGGCTTCCTCGACGCCCTTGGTGACGCCGAGGATGCCACCGTTCTTCATGTCGGCGCCGAGCACGACGATTGTCTTGCCGGCAGCGCCCTTCGGTCCGGTCGTCGGTCCATCCCACTTCTCGACCTTGCTGGCGTATTTGTCGACGACCGCCTTGGCGTCGGCCATCGGGTCGGCCAGGCTCGGCGAGGCAATGCCGAGCGCCAGGCAGGCGACGCCAAGCTGAAGGACTGTTCTGCGCTGCATATCGTTTCTCCCATTAAGCGTTGTTGGATGTCGTTGTCGGTTGGCTAGTGGCTGGTTGGCTGGTGGATGCGGGGGGCGGCACGACCGCGCCGCGGCGGCGCTGCGCGTAACCGGCAATACCGATCGCGACCAGCAGCGTGACGCCATTGAACAGCGGCTCGACCCAGAACGAGCCGCCGAACTGCTGGATGCCGGAAATGCCGACGGCGAGGATGACGACGCCGACGATCGTGCCCCAGACGTTGACGCGGCCGGGCTTTATGGTGGTCGAGCCGAGAAACGCGCCGACCAGTGCCGGCAAGAGGTATTCGAGGCCGACGCTGGCCTGGCCGATCCTGAGTTTGGACGCCAGGAGCACGCCGCCAAGCGCGGTCAGCGCGCCGGAGGCGACGAAGGCGCCCATGACGAATTTCTGCACCGGAATGCCGTTGAGCGCTGCAGCCTTCGGATTGGCGCCGATGGCGTAGAGATAACGGCCGAGCGGCATGTATTCGAGCACCAGCCACATCACGAGTGCCAGCGCGACCACGTAGTAGCCGGTGATCGGCAGGCCGAACAGCATCGTGCCGTTGAGCGAGAGGAAGCCGTCGGGAAGCACGCCGACGACCTGACGCCCGCCCGTGTACCACATGGCCAAGGCATAGAGCACGGTGCCGGTGCCGAGAGTGGCGATGAAGGAATCGATGCGTGCCACCTCGACCAGCAGGCCATTGATGAAGCCGGTGAGCACGCCGAGCAGGATGACGATCAGCACGGCAAGCGTCCAGGGCACGCCGAAGGCGGTCTGCAGGCTGATGGCGAGGATGTGCCACAACACGATGCCGTAGCCGACCGTCAGGTCGATGCGTCCCGAGGCCATCGGGATCATCGCCGCCAGCGACAGGAGCGCGATGATCGCCTTGTCGGAAATGATCGAGCGCAGGTTGAGCAGGGTCGGGAAGGTCCGCGGCAGGAGCAGCGAGAAGAGCAGGATCAAAAGCAGCGTCAGGATCGGCAGACCGTAGACCGGCAGGTAGCGCGCCGCTTTCTGGCTGGCGCTCAGGCCCGAGAGTTCCGAGCGGGTCGGCTCCAGCGCCGTCGA
Protein-coding sequences here:
- a CDS encoding substrate-binding domain-containing protein, whose protein sequence is MQRRTVLQLGVACLALGIASPSLADPMADAKAVVDKYASKVEKWDGPTTGPKGAAGKTIVVLGADMKNGGILGVTKGVEEAAAALGWTVKTLDGAGSIGGRTAAFGQALALNPDGIIINGFDAVEQKPAMEQARAAKIPMAAWHAAPTVGPIDDLGIIANVSTDPMEVSKAAADWAFVDAKGKPGVIIFTDSTYQIAIAKADRMKKEIEDLGGKVLEYVDTPIAETSQRMPQLTTSLLQKYGGQWTHSLAINDLYFDFMGPSLAAAGKSGTDAPINVAAGDGSESAYQRIRSGQFQKVTVAEPLNLQGWQLVDELNRAMAGEKWSGYISPLHVVTSDNVEFDGGPDNRFDPGNGYRDQYKEIWGK
- a CDS encoding ABC transporter permease, with protein sequence MNSIKSTALEPTRSELSGLSASQKAARYLPVYGLPILTLLLILLFSLLLPRTFPTLLNLRSIISDKAIIALLSLAAMIPMASGRIDLTVGYGIVLWHILAISLQTAFGVPWTLAVLIVILLGVLTGFINGLLVEVARIDSFIATLGTGTVLYALAMWYTGGRQVVGVLPDGFLSLNGTMLFGLPITGYYVVALALVMWLVLEYMPLGRYLYAIGANPKAAALNGIPVQKFVMGAFVASGALTALGGVLLASKLRIGQASVGLEYLLPALVGAFLGSTTIKPGRVNVWGTIVGVVILAVGISGIQQFGGSFWVEPLFNGVTLLVAIGIAGYAQRRRGAVVPPPASTSQPATSQPTTTSNNA